Genomic window (Verrucomicrobiota bacterium JB022):
TGCGGACCCACGGCTGGACCTTCGGCCGTCCCGCGTCGGTGGCGAAGACGTCATCGGCAATGTCTATGAGTATCTGCTGGAGAGATTCGCTTCGGATGCGGGCAAAAAAGCGGGCGAATTCTATACCCCGGGGCAGGTTTCAACCCTGATGGCCCGGCTGCTGAACCCGAAGAAGGGTGACACCATTTGCGACCCGACCTGCGGTTCGGGCTCGTTGCTGATCAAAGTGGGCTTGCAGGCGGACGAGCGGGACTTTGCGCTGTTTGGGCAGGAAAGCAATGGCACGACGCACGCGCTTTGTCGGATGAACATGTTCTTGCACGGCATGGACAGCTTCCGCATCGAGTGGGGCGACACCTTGCGCAATCCCCGGCTGGTGGAAGGTGACCAGCTGATGAAATTCGACATCGTAGTGGCCAACCCACCCTTCTCGCTCGACAAGTGGGGGCAGGATGTCGCCGAGGCTGACCCGTTCAATCGCTACCACCGGGGGCTCCCACCAAAGGGAAAAGGCGACTATGCCTTTATCACCCACATGATCGAAACGGCGCGCGAGGGTACCGGGAGAGTGGCCGTCGTCGTGCCACACGGGGTGCTGTTCCGTGGCGCGGCCGAAGGCAAGATCCGCCGGCAACTGATCGAGGAAAACCTGCTGGAAGCGGTCATCGGCCTGCCAGCCAACCTATTTTACGGCACGGGCATCCCAGCGGCTATCATGATCTTCAACCGCGGCAAGACGCATGGCGACGTGCTCTTCATTGATGCCTCGCGCGAATATGACGATGGCAAGAACCGAAACCACCTGAGCGACGCGCACCTCGAGAAGATCGTGCAGACCTACCGCGCCTTTGAAACGGTGGAGAAGTATGCCTACCGGGCTAGCGCGCAGGATCTGGCGGACAATGACTTCAACCTCAATATCCCCCGCTACGTCGACACTTTCGAGGAAGAGGAGGAAATCGACTTGAACGAGGTG
Coding sequences:
- a CDS encoding type I restriction-modification system subunit M, coding for MSKEDLQGEINQVAWSACDTFRGVLDPEGYRNYILVMLFVKAISDLVKDHRERYMEEYNGDLRRVERRLSRERFILPEGTDFDSLYAQRDQDDIGERINIALDQIEEANKAKLEGVFREVDFNSDSRLGQTKDRNARLKQVLKDFADPRLDLRPSRVGGEDVIGNVYEYLLERFASDAGKKAGEFYTPGQVSTLMARLLNPKKGDTICDPTCGSGSLLIKVGLQADERDFALFGQESNGTTHALCRMNMFLHGMDSFRIEWGDTLRNPRLVEGDQLMKFDIVVANPPFSLDKWGQDVAEADPFNRYHRGLPPKGKGDYAFITHMIETAREGTGRVAVVVPHGVLFRGAAEGKIRRQLIEENLLEAVIGLPANLFYGTGIPAAIMIFNRGKTHGDVLFIDASREYDDGKNRNHLSDAHLEKIVQTYRAFETVEKYAYRASAQDLADNDFNLNIPRYVDTFEEEEEIDLNEVKAEIGRLEDELTAVRAKMEGYLKELGL